One Panicum virgatum strain AP13 chromosome 3N, P.virgatum_v5, whole genome shotgun sequence DNA segment encodes these proteins:
- the LOC120667129 gene encoding putative F-box protein At2g33190 produces the protein MYSVSGMMSVQRLCRLILRAFPKIFALSPSLLKKFQRPLMEAAVVGTELPELPPEILMDIFALLEVPDFVRAGSVCSSWRAATPACASDRGQYRQQQTPCLLYTSESAGSKAVGLYSLAEKKAYTLTLPDPPICTRDILGSSYGWISTADERCELHLVNPINGEQIALPSVSTIEQVKPIFDDTGDICKYEYSWYAGEGWVASDRGDLTFYHYNDRHLLR, from the coding sequence ATGTACAGCGTTTCAGGAATGATGAGCGTACAACGCTTGTGCCGTCTGATCTTACGAGCTTTCCCCAAGATCTTTGCTCTTTCCCCCAGTTTACTGAAGAAATTCCAGAGACCACTCATGGAGGCAGCTGTAGTGGGCACTGAATTGCCGGAGCTTCCGCCGGAGATCCTGATGGATATCTTTGCTCTTCTGGAGGTACCGGACTTCGTGCGGGCTGGGTCAGTCTGCTCTTCGTGGCGAGCTGCTACACCAGCCTGTGCATCAGACAGAGGACAGTACAGGCAGCAGCAGACACCATGCCTACTGTACACCTCTGAATCTGCTGGCTCGAAGGCCGTGGGTCTCTACAGCCTTGCGGAGAAGAAGGCCTACACATTGACTCTCCCAGATCCGCCTATCTGTACTAGGGATATCCTTGGCTCCTCCTATGGCTGGATCAGCACTGCAGACGAGAGATGCGAGCTGCACCTTGTCAATCCCATCAATGGAGAGCAGATTGCGCTGCCGTCAGTCAGCACCATCGAGCAGGTGAAGCCCATCTTTGATGACACAGGTGACATTTGTAAATATGAGTACTCGTGGTATGCTGGGGAGGGGTGGGTTGCTTCAGACAGGGGGGATTTAACATTTTACCATTATAACGATCGTCACCTCCTGAGATAG